One window from the genome of Ideonella sp. WA131b encodes:
- a CDS encoding META domain-containing protein — protein sequence MNHRLLQPGRWLALPALLAALTACAAPASRGGGEALSLRGTSWQLGADGPRAAIIRLDEREPHFAGNSGCNRIMGRIVLEGPRLRFENIVGTRRACLDDDGAEDRFLAALAGVRGWRIEGGALKLLAEGGGTLLNLHPGKAAP from the coding sequence ATGAACCACCGACTGCTCCAACCGGGCCGCTGGCTCGCCCTGCCCGCTCTCCTGGCCGCGCTGACCGCCTGCGCCGCCCCCGCCAGCAGGGGTGGTGGAGAGGCCCTTTCCCTGCGTGGCACCAGCTGGCAACTCGGCGCCGACGGCCCGCGCGCCGCGATCATCCGGCTCGACGAACGCGAGCCGCACTTTGCGGGCAATAGCGGCTGCAACCGCATCATGGGACGCATCGTGCTCGAGGGCCCGCGGCTGCGCTTCGAGAACATCGTCGGCACACGCCGCGCCTGCCTGGACGACGACGGCGCCGAAGACCGCTTCCTCGCGGCGCTGGCCGGCGTTCGCGGCTGGCGCATCGAAGGCGGCGCGCTGAAGCTGCTGGCCGAAGGCGGCGGCACCCTGCTCAACCTGCACCCCGGCAAGGCCGCGCCCTGA
- a CDS encoding GNAT family N-acetyltransferase: MRVPALALLPAYTAALERGWTPDNVRGLAANRESLAGIADDPEGFVALTDNRAGGGPPVTLADGSQAARLPSLQRWIWDAADAGPAGFVGLINLRWNHGHAPLPPHVLGHVGYSLVPWQRRRGHGTRALALLLPLARELGLGHVELTTDPDNEPSQKVILANGGVPLGAFDKGAVYGHSPGLRFRIDLQPGA, from the coding sequence CTGCGCGTGCCCGCGCTGGCGCTGCTGCCGGCCTACACCGCCGCGCTCGAGCGCGGCTGGACACCCGACAACGTGCGCGGGCTGGCGGCCAACCGCGAGTCGCTCGCCGGCATCGCCGACGACCCCGAAGGCTTTGTCGCGCTCACCGACAACCGCGCCGGCGGCGGGCCGCCGGTGACCCTGGCCGACGGCTCGCAGGCGGCGCGGCTGCCCAGCTTGCAGCGCTGGATCTGGGACGCCGCCGACGCGGGCCCGGCCGGCTTCGTCGGCCTGATCAACCTGCGCTGGAACCACGGCCACGCGCCGCTGCCGCCGCACGTGCTGGGCCACGTCGGCTACAGCCTCGTGCCCTGGCAGCGCCGCCGCGGCCACGGCACGCGCGCACTGGCGCTGCTGCTGCCGCTGGCGCGCGAACTGGGCCTGGGCCACGTCGAGCTGACCACCGACCCCGACAACGAGCCTTCGCAGAAGGTGATCCTGGCCAACGGCGGCGTGCCGCTGGGCGCCTTCGACAAGGGCGCGGTCTACGGCCACAGCCCGGGGCTGCGCTTCCGCATCGACCTGCAGCCCGGCGCCTGA